From Daphnia pulicaria isolate SC F1-1A chromosome 4, SC_F0-13Bv2, whole genome shotgun sequence, one genomic window encodes:
- the LOC124336429 gene encoding proteasome subunit alpha type-5-like — translation MFLTRSEYDRGVNTFSPEGRLFQVEYAIEAIKLGSTAIGIQTSEGVVLAVEKRITSPLMEPTTIEKIVEIDKHIGCAVSGLMADSRTMVDRARVEAQNHWFTYDEKMSVESVAQAVSNLAIQFGDSDDDGNAMSRPFGVAILFAGIDEKGPQLFHMDPSGTYVQYDAKAIGSGSEGAQQSLQEAYNKSMTLKSAMKAALTILKQVMEEKLSSTNVEVAAVTPDQPFHMYSKEQVEDVIKEIA, via the exons ATGTTCCTAACAAGATCCGAATATGACCGTGGTGTCAATACTTTTTCACCAGAAGGTCGTCTTTTCCAG GTTGAATATGCAATTGAAGCCATCAAACTAGGTTCTACTGCCATCGGAATTCAGACTTCAGAAGGAGTAGTGCTTGCTGTTGAAAAACGAATCACCTCACCCCTCATGGAACcaacaacaattgaaaaaattgttgaaattgaTAAACATATTG GATGTGCTGTTAGTGGTCTTATGGCAGATTCGCGAACAATGGTAGATCGTGCTCGTGTTGAAGCCCAAAATCATTGGTTTACATATGATGAAAAGATGAGTGTTGAATCTGTAGCCCAGGCAGTTTCTAATTTAGCAATTCAGTTTGGAGattctgatgatgatggaaatgCCATGTCTAG ACCTTTTGGTGTAGCTATTCTATTTGCTGGGATTGATGAGAAGGGCCCTCAGTTGTTCCACATGGATCCCTCAGGAACCTATGTTCAATATGATGCGAAAGCAATTGGATCAGGAAGTGAGGGTGCTCAACAGTCACTCCAAGAGGCATATAACAAA tCTATGACTCTTAAATCAGCAATGAAAGCTGCTTTGACTATCTTGAAGCAAGTCATGGAAGAGAAATTGAGCTCAACCAATGTTGAAGTTGCAGCCGTTACTCCCGACCAGCCTTTCCATATGTATTCAAAGGAGCAAGTAGAGGATGTCATAAAAGAAATTGCTTAG
- the LOC124336024 gene encoding tonsoku-like protein isoform X2 codes for MNSYTFKDVPKLLKVKAKAKSKGELREIANCCNVLGELYQQQGKFEDAIAEHEEERKICKQLNDCIGIGIAHRKVGEALNELGQYENALKHQQKYLVLAKSADNKLEVQRALATIGRTHFCHAEALTTNNRILYDKALDSSKWYYQKSLELCERLKEVVSERDYMQMNSRLLLNLGLVCDLQQQDSAAVNYFKKASYIADKYNFREDLHRCHYSLALFYQRRKNYSQAKREAEMAEKVAFQLKDKSLICDDLALKAQLFVIMADFESARRYLLKAYKQKTPVVQDREKIESDLRSAIKLCKLQDMCCALSSNDEEKLMGLHEKMGDLCSSLKAYSRAIDFYLKMLTKAQELQWTAKEINPIYVSLSQTYMDVKDYKSAIKYYKKELEHYENNPAESCRTLLNIANALEEDGATYYELEPLYQEALDFAVKAENPRLKANTLNSLAVLHEMNGYMEKSQESTAAVNQICSDYNIDLDDDSETPGSQSRNDGFDLDDEIDLDDVVDEDSDEESDVLDNNRGRRKPKKNIEKLNVKGETALHRACIKQDIALVRLLLQQKHKVNVRDNCGWTPLHEACNYGDVEIVQLLIDNGATVNDRGGKHCEGVTPLHDAASCGHIEVMEALLRNGANPLSQTDVGESVYECLLKWRLRTGGDLDSQTLKDCLSMEKKLSDSMKKANQVIPSMREVEHKQSSTSALIPEDEVVENSFQNDDLSFINPSDDAEIEGPVKIRVSKDKRLASSAAQREYAQAMKVIGSSSSARRPTVAGPTKRSRSHQPALVLEEDLTEEWIENDLPSPTRKSSKKSNISFPVHKPSYQSDKEKTPTSSRPNRNTSRLSFSNRRKPDTPSSTFQEDINLSDDDFAVEVVPPSAKRAKPSPSLIINSSEDSNDRASPILSVSKRAKKPVQLSMYAFTEAPKKTISKPNSSAQQQLPPPSVLKLYVRIQDKVLLIPVERSKSVQWLSDEAARRYYNMTGLNPVLSLHTTDGAVLNGEDEVTLILQDGDKLVGEMVKWDLQPLPERYANLCRQLEIARIGEVDSLLTNAHTGGKLSLRLPLGSLLLPVVKALRYQESLWDLDLSYAKLDDHLFQSLCEALSTLPHLVNLDLKGNLITAAGLTRLAESLRAENITGLKKLQRLNLSFNPIGDGAAYPLTSCFHHMSALRCLQIESCDLTDRFLDDHVSPVLKRRRLEDLRIGFNEFTYSSVKSWMHVLDFSCLKYLSLQGLSNDRLVSTLCSSIQTAGVCQLSELELSHCNLTDSCVEKLILAFDFTPDLKKISIKNNIRLGIDSVADLLTFSRTKCVHIKELDFFGCALTRSDTKDNDRCVESLRSFLEWSKSLQKLSFSFSRQNNDPTWIPSLSDVWITGHDNGGIVKQPTEHKLILTTPNCS; via the exons atgaattcatACACGTTTAAAGATGTTCCAA aaCTATTAAAGGTGAAAGCTAAAGCAAAATCTAAAGGGGAATTGAGAGAAATAGCCAACTGCTGCAATGTTCTGGGAGAGCTATATcaacaacaaggaaaattTGAAGATGCAATCGCCGAACATGAA gaaGAACGTAAAATATGCAAACAGTTGAATGATTGCATTGGAATTGGCATTGCTCACCGGAAAGTTGGTGAAGCCTTGAATGAACTTGGGCAATATGAAAATGCCTTGAAACATCAACAGAAATATCTTG TCTTGGCAAAGAGTGCTGACAATAAGTTGGAAGTTCAGCGTGCTCTTGCCACTATTGGTAGAACACATTTTTGCCATGCTGAAGCATTGACTACAAATAACAGAATTCTTTATGATAAAGCGTTGGACAGCTCTAAGTGGTATTACCAGAAGAGTTTAGAACTTTGTGAGAG gcTTAAAGAAGTTGTTTCAGAAAGAGACTATATGCAAATGAATTCCAGGTTACTTTTAAATTTGGGGCTTGTTTGTGATCTACAACAACAAGATAGTGCTGctgttaattattttaaaaag GCCAGCTATATAGCTGATAAATATAATTTCAGAGAAGATCTGCATAGGTGTCATTACTCTTTGGCATTATTttatcaaagaagaaaaaactacaGCCAAGCTAAAAGGGAAGCAGAGATGGCAGAGAAAGTTGCCTTCCAGCTTAAAGATAAATCATTAATCTGCGACGATCTAGCATTGAAAGCGCAACTGTTTGTCATAATGGCCGATTTTGAATCTGCGCGAAGGTATTTACTTAAAGCTTACAAACAGAAAACTCCGGTCGTTCAAGATCGTGAAAAAATCGAAAGCGATTTAAGATCAG CTATTAAGCTGTGTaagttacaggatatgtgttGTGCCCTTTCTtcaaatgatgaagaaaaattaatggGACTGCATGAAAAAATGGGTGATCTTTGCTCTTCACTCAAAGCTTATTCCAGGGCTATagatttctatttaaaaatgttgacg AAAGCCCAGGAGCTCCAGTGGACAGCCAAAGAAATCAATCCAATCTATGTCTCATTGAGTCAAACGTATATGGATGTGAAAGACTACAAAAGTGCCATAAAATACTATAAAAAGGAATTAGAACATTACGAAAATAACCCAGCCGAG TCATGCCGCACGCTTCTCAATATAGCCAACGCTCTCGAAGAAGATGGCGCAACTTATTACGAACTGGAACCGCTGTACCAAGAAGCCCTCGATTTTGCAGTGAAAGCTGAGAACCCACGTTTGAAAGCGAACACTTTGAATTCACTGGCTGTACTGCACGAAATGAATGGATACATGGAAAAATCTC AGGAATCCACGGCGGCGGTCAACCAAATCTGTTCGGATTACAACATCGATCTCGACGACGATTCGGAGACTCCAGGATCTCAATCCCGAAACGATGGTTTCGATTTGGATGATGAAATTGATTTAGACGATGTCGTCG ACGAAGATAGCGACGAAGAGTCAGATGTATTGGATAACAATCGAGGCAGgagaaaacccaaaaagaataTCGAGAAACTCAATGTGAAAGGTGAAACAGCACTTCATCGGGCTTGTATTAAACAAGATATCGCATTGGTCCGCCTATTACTGCAACAG AAACACAAAGTTAATGTCCGTGACAACTGTGGATGGACTCCGCTTCACGAGGCCTGTAATTATGGAGATGTGGAGATAGTGCAATTACTTATCGACAATGGAGCAACAGTAAATGATCGAGGCGGTAAACACTGTGAAGGTGTCACTCCTTTACACGATGCCGCATCTTGCGGTCACATTGAAGTTATGGAAGCTTTACTTCGGAATGGTGCCAACCCACTGTCACAAACTGATGTCGGAGAATCAGTTTACGAATGCCTATTAAAATGGAGACTGCGAACTGGGGGAGACTTAGATTCTCAAACGCTCAAAGATTGCCTTAGCATggaaaagaaactttcagaTTCGATGAAGAAAG CGAATCAGGTCATCCCATCGATGAGAGAAGTCGAACACAAACAATCAAGCACTTCAGCCCTTATTCCAGAAGACGAAGTTGTTGAAAATTCTTTCCAAAATGATGATTTGTCGTTTATTAATCCTTCGGACGACGCCGAAATAGAAGGTCCTGTAAAGATAAGAGTATCTAAGGATAAACGCCTGGCATCTTCTGCTGCTCAGCGAGAGTATGCCCAAGCGATGAAAGTGATTGGAAGCTCCTCGTCTGCCCGTCGACCAACTGTTGCTGGTCCAACTAAAAGGAGCCGATCACATCAGCCTGCGCTGGTTTTAGAAGAGGATCTAACAGAAGAATGGATTGAAAACGACCTTCCTTCTCCAACCAGGAAATCGAGCAAGAAATCCAACATTTCTTTTCCGGTTCACAAACCAAGTTACCAATCAGACAAGGAAAAAACACCAACATCGTCACGGCCTAACAG GAATACATCAAGGCTAAGTTTTAGTAACCGAAGAAAACCAGACACCCCTTCATCAACTTTCCAGGAGGACATCAATCTTAGCGATGATGATTTCGCGGTCGAAGTGGTTCCGCCTTCTGCCAAACGAGCTAAACCTTCACCAAGTTTGATTATTAATTCAAGCGAAGACAGCAATGATCGCGCTTCACCAATATTATCCGTGTCGAAACGGGCGAAAAAGCCCGTTCAATTATCCATGTATGCCTTCACCGAG GCTCCTAAGAAAACAATTAGTAAACCTAATTCCTCTGCTCAACAGCAACTTCCACCACCAAGTGTCCTGAAATTGTATGTCCGGATTCAAGACAAGGTATTACTCATCCCAGTAGAGCGCAGCAAATCCGTCCAGTGGCTGTCGGATGAGGCAGCCCGGAGGTACTACAACATGACGGGCCTCAATCCTGTTTTGTCGCTTCACACGACGGACGGCGCAGTATTAAATGGAGAAGACGAGGTCACCCTAATTCTTCAAGACGGAGATAAATTAGTTGGAGAAATGGTTAAATGGGATCTCCAACCCTTGCCAGAAAGATATGCCAACCTGTGTCGTCAACTTGAAATTG CGCGAATAGGGGAAGTTGACTCGTTGTTGACTAATGCTCATACGGGTGGGAAATTATCGCTAAGATTACCTTTAGGATCGCTCCTTCTTCCCGTCGTCAAAGCCCTGCGATATCAAGAGAGCTTGTGGGACTTGGATCTTTCTTATGCGAAATTGGACGACCATCTTTTTCAG AGTCTTTGTGAAGCCCTTTCAACGTTACCCCACTTGGTAAATCTCGACCTCAAAGGGAATTTGATAACCGCTGCTGGTCTTACGCGCCTAGCAGAGAGTTTGCGAGCAGAAAATATCACAGGATTAAAG aaACTACAAAGGCTCAATTTGAGCTTCAATCCAATCGGAGACGGTGCTGCATATCCACTAACCAGCTGTTTTCATCACATGTCTGCTTTACGTTGTTTGCAAATTGAATCGTGCGATTTGACGGATCGGTTTCTGGATGACCACGTTTCTCCTGTGTTAAAAAGGAGAAGACTTGAAGACCTCAGAATCGGTTTCAACGAGTTCACCTATTCTTCCGTCAAATCTTGGATGCACGTATTAGATTTTTCCTGTTTAAAATATCTTTCGTTACAAGGTCTATCCAATGATAGACTAGTGAGCACTTTGTGTAGCAGCATTCAAACCGCGGGAGTATGTCAACTTAGCGAACTCGAATTGTCCCATTGTAACTTAACGGATTCCTGCGTTGAAAAATTAATCCTTGCATTTGATTTTACTCCCGATTTGAAGAAGATCTCCATCAAAAACAACATCAGATTAGGAATAGATTCAGTGGCTGATTTGCTGACTTTTAGTCGGACAAAATGTGTCCATATCAAAGAATTAGATTTCTTTGGATGCGCTCTTACCCGATCGGATACAAAAGATAATGACAGATGCGTTGAATCTCTCAGATCCTTTCTAGAATGGTCCAAAAGTTTACAAAAGctaagtttttcatttagtaGACAAAACAACGACCCTACTTGGATCCCATCGCTTTCCGATGTTTGGATAACGGGTCACGATAATGGGGGGATCGTCAAACAACCTACAGAACACAAACTGATTTTAACCACTCCAAATTGTTCATAG
- the LOC124336024 gene encoding tonsoku-like protein isoform X1: protein MNSYTFKDVPKLLKVKAKAKSKGELREIANCCNVLGELYQQQGKFEDAIAEHEEERKICKQLNDCIGIGIAHRKVGEALNELGQYENALKHQQKYLVLAKSADNKLEVQRALATIGRTHFCHAEALTTNNRILYDKALDSSKWYYQKSLELCERLKEVVSERDYMQMNSRLLLNLGLVCDLQQQDSAAVNYFKKASYIADKYNFREDLHRCHYSLALFYQRRKNYSQAKREAEMAEKVAFQLKDKSLICDDLALKAQLFVIMADFESARRYLLKAYKQKTPVVQDREKIESDLRSAIKLCKLQDMCCALSSNDEEKLMGLHEKMGDLCSSLKAYSRAIDFYLKMLTKAQELQWTAKEINPIYVSLSQTYMDVKDYKSAIKYYKKELEHYENNPAESCRTLLNIANALEEDGATYYELEPLYQEALDFAVKAENPRLKANTLNSLAVLHEMNGYMEKSQESTAAVNQICSDYNIDLDDDSETPGSQSRNDGFDLDDEIDLDDVVDEDSDEESDVLDNNRGRRKPKKNIEKLNVKGETALHRACIKQDIALVRLLLQQKHKVNVRDNCGWTPLHEACNYGDVEIVQLLIDNGATVNDRGGKHCEGVTPLHDAASCGHIEVMEALLRNGANPLSQTDVGESVYECLLKWRLRTGGDLDSQTLKDCLSMEKKLSDSMKKANQVIPSMREVEHKQSSTSALIPEDEVVENSFQNDDLSFINPSDDAEIEGPVKIRVSKDKRLASSAAQREYAQAMKVIGSSSSARRPTVAGPTKRSRSHQPALVLEEDLTEEWIENDLPSPTRKSSKKSNISFPVHKPSYQSDKEKTPTSSRPNRNTSRLSFSNRRKPDTPSSTFQEDINLSDDDFAVEVVPPSAKRAKPSPSLIINSSEDSNDRASPILSVSKRAKKPVQLSMYAFTEVNSHSDNHIQAPKKTISKPNSSAQQQLPPPSVLKLYVRIQDKVLLIPVERSKSVQWLSDEAARRYYNMTGLNPVLSLHTTDGAVLNGEDEVTLILQDGDKLVGEMVKWDLQPLPERYANLCRQLEIARIGEVDSLLTNAHTGGKLSLRLPLGSLLLPVVKALRYQESLWDLDLSYAKLDDHLFQSLCEALSTLPHLVNLDLKGNLITAAGLTRLAESLRAENITGLKKLQRLNLSFNPIGDGAAYPLTSCFHHMSALRCLQIESCDLTDRFLDDHVSPVLKRRRLEDLRIGFNEFTYSSVKSWMHVLDFSCLKYLSLQGLSNDRLVSTLCSSIQTAGVCQLSELELSHCNLTDSCVEKLILAFDFTPDLKKISIKNNIRLGIDSVADLLTFSRTKCVHIKELDFFGCALTRSDTKDNDRCVESLRSFLEWSKSLQKLSFSFSRQNNDPTWIPSLSDVWITGHDNGGIVKQPTEHKLILTTPNCS, encoded by the exons atgaattcatACACGTTTAAAGATGTTCCAA aaCTATTAAAGGTGAAAGCTAAAGCAAAATCTAAAGGGGAATTGAGAGAAATAGCCAACTGCTGCAATGTTCTGGGAGAGCTATATcaacaacaaggaaaattTGAAGATGCAATCGCCGAACATGAA gaaGAACGTAAAATATGCAAACAGTTGAATGATTGCATTGGAATTGGCATTGCTCACCGGAAAGTTGGTGAAGCCTTGAATGAACTTGGGCAATATGAAAATGCCTTGAAACATCAACAGAAATATCTTG TCTTGGCAAAGAGTGCTGACAATAAGTTGGAAGTTCAGCGTGCTCTTGCCACTATTGGTAGAACACATTTTTGCCATGCTGAAGCATTGACTACAAATAACAGAATTCTTTATGATAAAGCGTTGGACAGCTCTAAGTGGTATTACCAGAAGAGTTTAGAACTTTGTGAGAG gcTTAAAGAAGTTGTTTCAGAAAGAGACTATATGCAAATGAATTCCAGGTTACTTTTAAATTTGGGGCTTGTTTGTGATCTACAACAACAAGATAGTGCTGctgttaattattttaaaaag GCCAGCTATATAGCTGATAAATATAATTTCAGAGAAGATCTGCATAGGTGTCATTACTCTTTGGCATTATTttatcaaagaagaaaaaactacaGCCAAGCTAAAAGGGAAGCAGAGATGGCAGAGAAAGTTGCCTTCCAGCTTAAAGATAAATCATTAATCTGCGACGATCTAGCATTGAAAGCGCAACTGTTTGTCATAATGGCCGATTTTGAATCTGCGCGAAGGTATTTACTTAAAGCTTACAAACAGAAAACTCCGGTCGTTCAAGATCGTGAAAAAATCGAAAGCGATTTAAGATCAG CTATTAAGCTGTGTaagttacaggatatgtgttGTGCCCTTTCTtcaaatgatgaagaaaaattaatggGACTGCATGAAAAAATGGGTGATCTTTGCTCTTCACTCAAAGCTTATTCCAGGGCTATagatttctatttaaaaatgttgacg AAAGCCCAGGAGCTCCAGTGGACAGCCAAAGAAATCAATCCAATCTATGTCTCATTGAGTCAAACGTATATGGATGTGAAAGACTACAAAAGTGCCATAAAATACTATAAAAAGGAATTAGAACATTACGAAAATAACCCAGCCGAG TCATGCCGCACGCTTCTCAATATAGCCAACGCTCTCGAAGAAGATGGCGCAACTTATTACGAACTGGAACCGCTGTACCAAGAAGCCCTCGATTTTGCAGTGAAAGCTGAGAACCCACGTTTGAAAGCGAACACTTTGAATTCACTGGCTGTACTGCACGAAATGAATGGATACATGGAAAAATCTC AGGAATCCACGGCGGCGGTCAACCAAATCTGTTCGGATTACAACATCGATCTCGACGACGATTCGGAGACTCCAGGATCTCAATCCCGAAACGATGGTTTCGATTTGGATGATGAAATTGATTTAGACGATGTCGTCG ACGAAGATAGCGACGAAGAGTCAGATGTATTGGATAACAATCGAGGCAGgagaaaacccaaaaagaataTCGAGAAACTCAATGTGAAAGGTGAAACAGCACTTCATCGGGCTTGTATTAAACAAGATATCGCATTGGTCCGCCTATTACTGCAACAG AAACACAAAGTTAATGTCCGTGACAACTGTGGATGGACTCCGCTTCACGAGGCCTGTAATTATGGAGATGTGGAGATAGTGCAATTACTTATCGACAATGGAGCAACAGTAAATGATCGAGGCGGTAAACACTGTGAAGGTGTCACTCCTTTACACGATGCCGCATCTTGCGGTCACATTGAAGTTATGGAAGCTTTACTTCGGAATGGTGCCAACCCACTGTCACAAACTGATGTCGGAGAATCAGTTTACGAATGCCTATTAAAATGGAGACTGCGAACTGGGGGAGACTTAGATTCTCAAACGCTCAAAGATTGCCTTAGCATggaaaagaaactttcagaTTCGATGAAGAAAG CGAATCAGGTCATCCCATCGATGAGAGAAGTCGAACACAAACAATCAAGCACTTCAGCCCTTATTCCAGAAGACGAAGTTGTTGAAAATTCTTTCCAAAATGATGATTTGTCGTTTATTAATCCTTCGGACGACGCCGAAATAGAAGGTCCTGTAAAGATAAGAGTATCTAAGGATAAACGCCTGGCATCTTCTGCTGCTCAGCGAGAGTATGCCCAAGCGATGAAAGTGATTGGAAGCTCCTCGTCTGCCCGTCGACCAACTGTTGCTGGTCCAACTAAAAGGAGCCGATCACATCAGCCTGCGCTGGTTTTAGAAGAGGATCTAACAGAAGAATGGATTGAAAACGACCTTCCTTCTCCAACCAGGAAATCGAGCAAGAAATCCAACATTTCTTTTCCGGTTCACAAACCAAGTTACCAATCAGACAAGGAAAAAACACCAACATCGTCACGGCCTAACAG GAATACATCAAGGCTAAGTTTTAGTAACCGAAGAAAACCAGACACCCCTTCATCAACTTTCCAGGAGGACATCAATCTTAGCGATGATGATTTCGCGGTCGAAGTGGTTCCGCCTTCTGCCAAACGAGCTAAACCTTCACCAAGTTTGATTATTAATTCAAGCGAAGACAGCAATGATCGCGCTTCACCAATATTATCCGTGTCGAAACGGGCGAAAAAGCCCGTTCAATTATCCATGTATGCCTTCACCGAG GTTAATTCTCATTCAGACAATCACATTCAGGCTCCTAAGAAAACAATTAGTAAACCTAATTCCTCTGCTCAACAGCAACTTCCACCACCAAGTGTCCTGAAATTGTATGTCCGGATTCAAGACAAGGTATTACTCATCCCAGTAGAGCGCAGCAAATCCGTCCAGTGGCTGTCGGATGAGGCAGCCCGGAGGTACTACAACATGACGGGCCTCAATCCTGTTTTGTCGCTTCACACGACGGACGGCGCAGTATTAAATGGAGAAGACGAGGTCACCCTAATTCTTCAAGACGGAGATAAATTAGTTGGAGAAATGGTTAAATGGGATCTCCAACCCTTGCCAGAAAGATATGCCAACCTGTGTCGTCAACTTGAAATTG CGCGAATAGGGGAAGTTGACTCGTTGTTGACTAATGCTCATACGGGTGGGAAATTATCGCTAAGATTACCTTTAGGATCGCTCCTTCTTCCCGTCGTCAAAGCCCTGCGATATCAAGAGAGCTTGTGGGACTTGGATCTTTCTTATGCGAAATTGGACGACCATCTTTTTCAG AGTCTTTGTGAAGCCCTTTCAACGTTACCCCACTTGGTAAATCTCGACCTCAAAGGGAATTTGATAACCGCTGCTGGTCTTACGCGCCTAGCAGAGAGTTTGCGAGCAGAAAATATCACAGGATTAAAG aaACTACAAAGGCTCAATTTGAGCTTCAATCCAATCGGAGACGGTGCTGCATATCCACTAACCAGCTGTTTTCATCACATGTCTGCTTTACGTTGTTTGCAAATTGAATCGTGCGATTTGACGGATCGGTTTCTGGATGACCACGTTTCTCCTGTGTTAAAAAGGAGAAGACTTGAAGACCTCAGAATCGGTTTCAACGAGTTCACCTATTCTTCCGTCAAATCTTGGATGCACGTATTAGATTTTTCCTGTTTAAAATATCTTTCGTTACAAGGTCTATCCAATGATAGACTAGTGAGCACTTTGTGTAGCAGCATTCAAACCGCGGGAGTATGTCAACTTAGCGAACTCGAATTGTCCCATTGTAACTTAACGGATTCCTGCGTTGAAAAATTAATCCTTGCATTTGATTTTACTCCCGATTTGAAGAAGATCTCCATCAAAAACAACATCAGATTAGGAATAGATTCAGTGGCTGATTTGCTGACTTTTAGTCGGACAAAATGTGTCCATATCAAAGAATTAGATTTCTTTGGATGCGCTCTTACCCGATCGGATACAAAAGATAATGACAGATGCGTTGAATCTCTCAGATCCTTTCTAGAATGGTCCAAAAGTTTACAAAAGctaagtttttcatttagtaGACAAAACAACGACCCTACTTGGATCCCATCGCTTTCCGATGTTTGGATAACGGGTCACGATAATGGGGGGATCGTCAAACAACCTACAGAACACAAACTGATTTTAACCACTCCAAATTGTTCATAG